A part of Biomphalaria glabrata chromosome 3, xgBioGlab47.1, whole genome shotgun sequence genomic DNA contains:
- the LOC106075971 gene encoding son of sevenless homolog 2-like isoform X1 has translation MFPSFSPGENQLQQENVSKWKGIFTSALKGVQKQVHPTLSTKEDALEYIETLMIRLLITLCASQPHSIDDVDDRIGKTFPDPIDKWAMRDAQNAIKDGKKNSSILLPVDKIHPLLKDELGYRVDISLALYITAVLEYIAADILKISGIYVKNIRHLEISSQDIKVAICADQVLYDMFFQEEELSVGMEDEPVRREMTYEEIVKDLIMEETQYLRDLNMIIRVFRAPFVKLFPRSKDPEIIFSNILEIYDFSTKLISSVEDQVEMAQEGDIPLVGTCFTDLTEGEEFSVYERYVTDMLAPNGKARLRTLLMREDVIAYLMQAGNGFREAFKYVLPKLLMGPIYHCLQYFDIVKALIIASPTDEDRQCLTQADGLLQALKARLERKLGNIPKRKNWELSLRLHPHSRSATVQKMTEIQKSIDGWDGKDIIQMCSEFIMEGPLTKVTGRRTNPERYCFLFDGLIILCKPTPRRTSGTGPVSEYKLKEKFLIRKVEVVDKEDSEDLKNAFEIHPREHMHLVLQAKTVEEKTNWMAALVSLQTRSMLERSLDSKLREEEKNNPLVLPQARLYEFAVEDSSQNIIFEDNQDSSHESPLIKGGQLIKLVERLTYHMYADPRFLRTFLLTYRSFCSSRELLDLLVKRFEIPEPVIPCEMDDMAQLKMKEDLKRFRNEYVKPVQFRVANVFRHWVDNHFYDFERDPELLDRLKEFLLSIKGKAMRKMADIISKSIQRKQDSSSTEREFTYQESKPKIEWFIARKPEDFNLMTLHPIEIARQVTLLEFDLYRAIKPSELVGMPWMKKDKQQTAPNLLKMIHFSTNFTYWLELFIVETSNLEERVAVVSRVIEIMLVFQELNNFNGVLEVIGALNSASVFRLEHTKKELPHKYQRALEDASELNNDHFKKYIEKLRSINPPCVPFLGMYLTNILKTEEGNPDFVANAPEGIINFSKRRKVAEITGEIQQYQNQPYCLDQENSIREFFAALDPLKGRNITSEKDLEDYLYKTSLEIEPRDGKLQRFPKKFHPDALKSPGIKPSTNRHGSSTKSTSIPPSLPKMSEEEDSSQSACATPTSPNKPQSPIGSSLMNNVFANSPEPSSSPPIHSPASCIESDCWPNTPPPLPPRRGNHSYELPPTPPPREPPPVPPRRESIPQHNQNGRVSSSTRTHSLPHSRNSSLSLENSFHQMDLNGNEEQMDRPVLPPRTYRDHLRKQSN, from the exons GATGAGCTAGGCTACAGAGTTGATATTTCTTTAGCTTTATACATCACAGCTGTGCTTGAGTATATAGCTGCTGATATACTGAAG atatcaggaatatatgttaaaaatatcaGACACTTAGAAATAAGTTCACAGGATATTAAAGTGGCAATATGTGCAGATCAG GTTTTGTACGATATGTTCTTTCAAGAGGAGGAGCTGTCTGTGGGGATGGAGGACGAACCAGTGAGAAGGGAGATGACTTATGAGGAAATTGTTAAAGACTTGATCATGGAAGAAACTCAATACCTTCGAGATTTGAACATGATCATCAGGGTTTTTCGTGCTCCATTTGTGAAACTCTTCCCTCGTTCTAAG GATCCTGAGATTATCTTTAGCAATATCCTTGAGATTTATGATTTTTCCACGAAGCTCATTAGTTCAGTAGAAGATCAAGTAGAGATGGCTCAGGAAGGTGATATTCCTCTAGTTGGGACATGTTTTACCGATCTAACAGAG GGGGAAGAATTCAGTGTGTACGAAAGATATGTCACTGACATGCTGGCCCCTAATGGTAAAGCGCGTTTAAGGACACTGCTCATGAGAGAAGATGTCATTGCATACTTAATG CAAGCAGGTAATGGCTTTCGTGAAGCTTTCAAATATGTTCTGCCAAAATTACTCATGGGTCCAATTTATCATTGTTTGCAGTATTTTGACATTGTTAAG GCATTGATTATCGCAAGTCCCACTGATGAGGACAGACAGTGTCTAACACAAGCTGATGGCCTTCTGCAGGCTCTAAAGGCAAGACTGGAGAGAAAACTTGGAAATATACCCAAGAGGAAAAACTG GGAGCTTTCTCTCAGGCTACACCCACACTCCAGGTCAGCTACTGTACAAAAGATGACTGAGATTCAAAAGAGTATAGACGGCTGGGACGGTAAAGATATTATTCAGATGTGCAGCGAGTTTATTATGG agggaCCCTTGACAAAAGTAACAGGTCGTCGAACTAATCCTGAGAGGTATTGCTTCTTGTTTGATGGTTTGATAATTCTTTGTAAGCCTACTCCAAGGCGGACCTCTGGGACCGGGCCTGTGTCAGAGTATAAACTGAAAGAGAAGTTTCTGATTCGTAAAGTGGAAGTTGTGGATAAAGAAGACAGTGAAG ATTTGAAGAATGCATTTGAAATCCACCCACGTGAACATATGCATTTAGTCCTTCAGGCCAAAACTGTGGAAGAAAAAACTAACTGGATGGCTGCCCTTGTTTCTTTGCAGACTAGGAG TATGCTGGAAAGAAGCTTAGATAGCAAGCTTAGGGAGGAAGAGAAAAATAACCCTCTTGTTCTTCCGCAAGCACGTCTGTATGAGTTTGCAGTGGAAGACTCGTCACAGAATATTATATTTGAAGATAATCAGGACTCTTCTCATGAAAGTCCTCTTATAAAG GGAGGTCAGCTAATCAAGCTAGTCGAGAGGTTGACCTACCACATGTATGCAGACCCTCGGTTCCTACGTACATTCTTGTTAACTTACCGGTCTTTCTGTAGTTCTAGAGAGCTTCTAGACTTACTAGTCAAAAG ATTTGAAATTCCTGAACCTGTTATACCATGTGAAATGGATGATATGGCTCAAttgaaaatgaaagaagatttaAAACGTTTTCGTAATGAATATGTCAAGCCTGTCCAGTTCAG GGTGGCCAATGTATTCCGTCATTGGGTGGACAACCACTTCTATGATTTTGAAAGAGACCCAGAGCTGTTGGACAGACTAAAAGAATTTCTTCTTTCCATCAAGGGTAAAGCCATGCGCAAGATGGCTGACATCATTTCAAAAAGTATACAGCGAAAG CAAGACAGCTCAAGTACAGAGAGAGAGTTTACTTACCAAGAGAGTAAGCCCAAAATTGAATGGTTCATTGCCAGGAAACCTGAGGATTTTAACCTGATGACT CTGCACCCAATTGAGATAGCTCGCCAAGTGACATTATTAGAATTTGACTTGTACAGAGCAATCAAGCCATCTGAACTTGTTGGAATGCCATGGATGAAGAAAGATAAACAGCAGACAGCGCCAAACTTGCTCAAAATGATTCATTTCTCCACAAAT TTTACATACTGGCTGGAATTGTTTATAGTGGAGACATCAAACCTTGAGGAGAGGGTTGCGGTGGTGTCCAGGGTCATTGAGATCATGCTTGTATTTCAAGAGTTAAATAACTTCAATGGTGTTCTGGAAGTGATTGGTGCACTCAACTCTGCCTCAGTTTTTAGATTGGAACATACTAAGAAG GAGCTGCCTCACAAGTATCAGAGAGCTTTAGAAGATGCCTCTGAGCTGAACAATGACCATTTCAAGAAATATATTGAAAAACTAAGATCAATAAACCCACCATGTGTGCCCTTTCTCG GCATGTACTTAACCAACATTCTGAAAACTGAAGAAGGTAATCCTGACTTTGTGGCTAACGCCCCAGAGGGAATCATTAACTTCAGCAAGAGAAGAAAAGTGGCTGAGATCACCGGGGAGATACAGCAGTACCAGAACCAGCCCTATTGTTTGGACCAGGAGAACTCCATCAGG GAGTTTTTTGCTGCACTGGATCCTCTGAAAGGAAGAAACATCACTTCAGAAAAAGACCTGGAAGATTATTTGTACAAGACATCATTAGAGATAGAACCCAGAGATGGGAAATTGCAACGATTT CCTAAAAAGTTCCATCCTGATGCCCTGAAATCTCCAGGGATCAAACCAAGTACCAACAGACATGGCAGCAGCACAAAGAGTACCTCCATACCACCTTCCTTGCCCAAAATGTCAGAGGAAGAAGACTCGTCTCAGTCAGCATGTGCCACACCGACATCCCCCAACAAACCACAGAGTCCCATAGGGAGCTCATTGATGAACAATGTGTTTGCTAATTCACCAG AGCCAAGTTCTAGTCCTCCGATACATTCTCCTGCTTCCTGTATTGAGTCTGACTGTTGGCCCAACACACCGCCACCTTTACCTCCTCGCAGGGGCAACCATTCTTATGAGCTGCCACCCACTCCACCTCCGAGAGAGCCTCCTCCAGTGCCCCCTAGGAGGGAATCTATCCCACAGCACAATCAAAATGGCCGGGTGTCCAGTTCCACTCGCACTCACAGTCTGCCACATTCGAGAAACTCTAGCTTGTCACTTGAGAACTCTTTTCATCAAATGGACTTAAACGGTAATGAGGAACAGATGGACAGGCCTGTTCTACCGCCAAGGACATATCGTGACCATCTTCGTAAACAAAGTAATTAG
- the LOC106075972 gene encoding ATP synthase subunit s, mitochondrial-like: protein MMKMQRKLEILIMRTHILFRFRRYGSYAPSHNYYGHDYNYQDHGYVTRSRTTKHYDYDSMNLMYSYQQLQLSQGTPIHKAQNLKLGPTAPRHSKPLLELCPQHFYLSCRSFWGVTVAFNQVDEERVKLAGPDRAAAEWVLRNEGSIKWTTSPAHLNDYNMLPRSDFEEYKLEEIDLSNTKVIDLGFEHLKNLKHLRKVKLYKCVSIMDDALKNLQHVKDTLEHLEIIDCPMITDAGLNHLIKLRNLKVLILSALQDVPDLNKSVNRLKSSMPWCHIVQTSDVEDLKT, encoded by the exons atgATGAAAATGCAAAGAAAATTAGAGATTCTTATAATGAGAACACATATTTTATTTCGATTTCGAAGATATGGATCATATGCCCcttctcataattattatgGGCATGATTATAATTATCAAGATCATGGGTATGTTACTCGAAGTCGAACTACTAAACATTATGATTATGATTCTATGAATTTAATGTACTCATACCAACAGCTTCAGCTCAGCCAG gGGACACCAATCCATAAGGCTCAAAATTTAAAGCTTGGACCAACTGCACCAAGACACTCTAAGCCTTTGTTAGAACTGTGTCCTCAACATTTCTATCTATCTTGTCGATCTTTCTGGGGAGTAACTGTTGCATTTAATCA agTAGATGAAGAGCGTGTTAAATTGGCTGGACCTGACCGGGCAGCTGCAGAATGGGTCCTTAGAAATGAAGGCTCTATCAAGTGGACAACATCTCCTGCACATCTCAATGACTATAATATGCTCCCTCGATCAGATTTTGAAGAATACAAATTGGAAGAAATTGATTTGTCTAATACAAAAGTTATTGACCTTGGATTTGAACACCTAA AAAACTTGAAACATCTTCGTAAGGTCAAACTGTACAAGTGTGTTTCCATCATGGATGATGCCTTGAAAAACTTGCAGCATGTGAAAGACACCTTAGAACATTTGGAAATAATTGACTGCCCCATGATTACAGATGCTGGTTTGAATCATTTGATTAAACTCAG aaatctgaaagttttaattttgtctgctcTTCAAGATGTTCCTGACCTAAATAAGTCTGTGAATCGACTGAAGAGCTCCATGCCTTGGTGTCACATAGTTCAGACCTCTGATGTCGAGGATcttaaaacttaa